In a single window of the Rhinolophus ferrumequinum isolate MPI-CBG mRhiFer1 chromosome 21, mRhiFer1_v1.p, whole genome shotgun sequence genome:
- the EFNB3 gene encoding ephrin-B3: MGAPHSRPGGVRVGALLLLGFWGLVSGLSLEPVYWNSANKRFQAEGGYVLYPQIGDRLDLLCPRARPPGPHSSPNYEFYKLYLVGGAQGRRCEAPPAPNLLLTCDRPDLDLRFTIKFQEYSPNLWGHEFRSHHDYYIIATSDGTREGLESLQGGVCLTRGMKVLLRVGQSPRGGAAPRKPVSEMPMERDRGAAHNLEPGKENVPGDPTSNATSRGAEGPLPPPSMPAVAGAAGGLALLLLGVAGAGGAMCWRRRRAKPSESRHPGPGSFGRGGSLGLGGGGGMGPREAEPGELGIALRGGGAAEPPFCPHYEKVSGDYGHPVYIVQDGPPQSPPNIYYKV; this comes from the exons ATGGGGGCCCCCCATTCTAGGCCGGGGGGCGTGCGAGTCGGGGCCCTGCTGCTGCTCGGTTTTTGGGGGCTGGTGTCTGGGCTCAGCCTGGAGCCTGTCTACTGGAATTCGGCGAATAAGAG GTTCCAGGCAGAGGGTGGTTATGTGCTCTACCCTCAGATTGGGGACCGGCTAGACCTGCTCTGCCCCCGGGCCCGGCCTCCTGGCCCCCACTCCTCTCCTAATTACGAGTTCTACAAGCTGTATCTGGTAGGGGGTGCCCAGGGCCGACGCTGTGaggcaccccctgcccccaacctcctTCTCACTTGTGACCGGCCAGACCTGGATCTCCGCTTCACCATCAAGTTCCAGGAGTATAGCCCTAACCTCTGGGGCCATGAGTTCCGCTCACACCACGATTACTACATAATTG CTACATCGGATGGGACCCGGGAAGGCCTGGAGAGCTTACAGGGGGGTGTGTGCCTTACCAGAGGCATGAAGGTGCTTCTCCGAGTGGGACAAA GTCCCCGAGGAGGGGCTGCCCCACGAAAGCCTGTGTCTGAAATGCCCATGGAAAGAGACCGAGGGGCAGCTCACAACCTAGAGCCTGGGAAGGAGAACGTGCCAG GTGACCCCACCAGCAATGCAACCTCCCGGGGTGCTGAaggccccctgccccctcccagcaTGCCCGCAGTGGCTGGGGCAGCAGGGGGGCTGGCGCTGCTCTTGCTGGGcgtggcaggggctgggggtgccATGTGTTGGCGGAGACGGCGGGCCAAGCCTTCGGAGAGTCGCCACCCTGGTCCTGGCTCCTTTGGGAGGGGGGGGTCTCTGGgcctggggggtggaggtgggatggGACCTAGGGAGGCTGAGCCTGGGGAACTAGGGATAGCTCTGCGGGGTGGTGGGGCTGCAGAACCCCCCTTTTGTCCCCACTATGAGAAGGTGAGTGGTGACTATGGGCATCCTGTGTACATCGTGCAGGATGGGCCCCCACAAAGCCCTCCAAACATCTACTACAAGGTATGA